The Gossypium raimondii isolate GPD5lz unplaced genomic scaffold, ASM2569854v1 Contig00297, whole genome shotgun sequence genome includes the window AAAAAGATGAACATCGTCTCCCCATAAGTCAGGGTCATGGTGAAGTGCCATGATTCGGATGTTAACCTCTAAATCAGTAGGCAGGACGAGTTTTCCTAATCGGACTTCTCTTTCTACTTTTCTTATCGTGCCAGTTGCAGGAGGATAGAGTCGTAATGTTTCATTGATAATCATTGTAATCTATttgagaaaaaagaataaaaggaatcaaactaaaataattgaaatgatcAGGATTTGAATGGTTTGCTTACAGTTTTTAGTTTGGCAATCCCTTCAGAATTTGGGTTTCCTTTGCCAATGATCTCAATCACCTCTCTTCTTGCTTTCTCTTGCCAATCCGTGTGTACTGCTAAAAGCAGGATTGTCCATGCGAGCAAGGAATTAGTTGTTTCTTGCCCAGCAAAGTAGAAAGTTTTACACTCATCTACCAAATCTTGTATGGAAAGCTTGTTGTTCTCGTCCAAATCATGATAGGCATTTACAAGTAATCCCAGAAAGTCATTGCCGAAGCTGTCAGCTTCTCCGGTTACTACtttctcttccctttttttaacaatcttcATCACAGAATCATATATCATTTTCGCAAGTTtatctgattcaatttcatcaGAAGATTTCCAGAACCGGCTGCAAAAGCAAACTAATCCATTGGAAGCTAAAGTCTTTAAGATTAACAAAGTAAGGCTTAGATGAACTTACTTACCTGATGATAGGGAGCCttgttttaaaaacatttctGCTTGCAATTAGTGACAACTTCGTCAACATATCGAAAATCTTCTCCCCTTCCAAGTAACTGCTACTAAAAGCTGTTCT containing:
- the LOC105781158 gene encoding cytochrome P450 CYP749A22-like isoform X2 is translated as MFLKQGSLSSVCFCSRFWKSSDEIESDKLAKMIYDSVMKIVKKREEKVVTGEADSFGNDFLGLLVNAYHDLDENNKLSIQDLVDECKTFYFAGQETTNSLLAWTILLLAVHTDWQEKARREVIEIIGKGNPNSEGIAKLKTITMIINETLRLYPPATGTIRKVEREVRLGKLVLPTDLEVNIRIMALHHDPDLWGDDVHLFKPERFAEGISKATNYNAAAFFPFGLGPRSCVGMSFAITETKIALSMILQRYTFTLSPTYVHSPLPLITLKPQHGIQLLFHSLHHDA
- the LOC105781158 gene encoding cytochrome P450 CYP749A22-like isoform X1, coding for MIPAVVVSVETMLEKWKGREGKEMEVFQEFKLLTSEVISRTAFSSSYLEGEKIFDMLTKLSLIASRNVFKTRLPIISRFWKSSDEIESDKLAKMIYDSVMKIVKKREEKVVTGEADSFGNDFLGLLVNAYHDLDENNKLSIQDLVDECKTFYFAGQETTNSLLAWTILLLAVHTDWQEKARREVIEIIGKGNPNSEGIAKLKTITMIINETLRLYPPATGTIRKVEREVRLGKLVLPTDLEVNIRIMALHHDPDLWGDDVHLFKPERFAEGISKATNYNAAAFFPFGLGPRSCVGMSFAITETKIALSMILQRYTFTLSPTYVHSPLPLITLKPQHGIQLLFHSLHHDA